In Tetrapisispora phaffii CBS 4417 chromosome 6, complete genome, a single genomic region encodes these proteins:
- the RSO55 gene encoding Rso55p (similar to Saccharomyces cerevisiae YLR281C; ancestral locus Anc_6.76), giving the protein MTNQRMLRTSRFIHSFSVLLIKKHKLPPRSKFTISMENECVEAFMHGGRGPGGQKINKCNSKVQLKHLPTGVVVSCQETRSREQNRKIAREKLALELDRLKRKEETNSVGYIKTERELALQQWNQQSKKSKSKKSREKHTQHAIEREEQRLKQLQEDEKLIREMINQQ; this is encoded by the coding sequence ATGACTAACCAAAGAATGCTTAGGACCAGTCGATTTATACATAGTTTTAGTGTCcttttaattaaaaaacacAAACTACCGCCAAGAAGCAAGTTTACAATTTCTATGGAAAATGAATGTGTGGAAGCGTTCATGCATGGAGGGAGAGGACCAGGAGgacaaaaaattaataaatgtaattCTAAGGTACAATTAAAACATCTTCCAACAGGTGTGGTGGTGTCTTGCCAGGAGACACGATCTAGAGAGCAAAACCGTAAAATTGCCAGAGAAAAATTAGCTTTAGAATTAGATAGactgaaaagaaaagaagagaCTAATAGTGTTGGGTATATTAAAACCGAAAGAGAGTTAGCGTTACAACAATGGAATCAACAAAGTAAAAAATCCAAAAGCAAGAAGAGTAGAGAAAAGCATACTCAGCATGCAATTGAACGAGAAGAGCAACGGTTAAAACAACTTcaagaagatgaaaaattaataagaGAAATGATAAATCAACAATAA
- the SER1 gene encoding O-phospho-L-serine:2-oxoglutarate transaminase (similar to Saccharomyces cerevisiae SER1 (YOR184W); ancestral locus Anc_6.84), with translation MPIDRVEPQYFGAGPALLPTDVLKQASADLINFNDIGLGIGEISHRSKDATKVIEDSKQHLKQLMSIPDDYEVFFIQGGGTTGFSSIASNMAAAYLGKTGEMAPGGYLVSGSWSEKAYEEAQRLHIPSKVLFNSKDFNENGKYQDIPEESLWEDKIKNSKFSYVYLCENETVHGIEWPSLPKCITERDDIELVADLSSDILSREIDVTKYGVIMAGAQKNIGLAGLTVYIIKKSILKNIEKATDEQLQEFGIPITPIASYYPTVVKNNSAYNTIPIFTLHVMDLVFKHLIAKGGVPAQQKENEKKAQLLYAALDSHSDFYNLPVAKRVRSNMNAVFTLKDSSLDEKFLKEAEAIKLIGLKGHRSVGGFRASIYNALSVQTVENLAKFISKFAEENA, from the coding sequence ATGCCAATCGATAGAGTCGAACCACAATATTTTGGTGCTGGTCCAGCATTATTGCCAACAGATGTTTTGAAACAAGCTTCTGCTGatttaatcaatttcaatgaCATTGGTTTAGGGATCGGTGAAATTTCTCATCGTTCAAAAGATGCCACTAAAGTTATCGAAGATTCGAAACaacatttaaaacaattgatgaGTATTCCTGATGATTATGaagttttttttattcaagGCGGTGGCACCACTGGCTTCTCTTCTATTGCATCAAACATGGCAGCCGCCTATTTAGGTAAGACTGGTGAAATGGCTCCAGGTGGTTATTTAGTTTCTGGTAGTTGGTCTGAAAAAGCATATGAAGAAGCTCAAAGACTACACATCCCATCAAAGGTCCTGTTCAATTCAAAggattttaatgaaaatggtAAATACCAAGATATTCCAGAGGAATCATTATGGGAggataaaattaaaaattctaaGTTTTCTTACGTATATCTATGTGAAAATGAAACAGTTCATGGTATTGAATGGCCATCTTTACCAAAATGTATCACTGAAAGAgatgatattgaattaGTAGCTGATTTATCTAGTGATATATTGTCAAGAGAAATTGACGTCACTAAATATGGTGTCATTATGGCTGGTGctcaaaaaaatattggttTGGCCGGTTTAActgtttatattataaaaaagtctattttgaagaatattgaaaagGCAACTGACGAACAGCTACAAGAGTTTGGTATTCCAATTACTCCGATTGCATCATATTATCCAACTGTAGTCAAAAACAATTCAGCTTACAATACCATTCCAATTTTTACTCTACATGTAATGGACCTTGTGTTTAAGCACTTGATTGCAAAAGGTGGTGTTCCAGCTCAACAAAAGGAGAACGAAAAGAAAGCTCAGTTATTGTATGCAGCATTGGATTCTCATTCAGATTTTTACAATTTACCAGTCGCAAAACGTGTTAGATCGAACATGAATGCAGTTTTCACTTTGAAGGATTCCTCTTTAGATGAAAAGTTTTTGAAAGAGGCTGAAGccataaaattaattggGCTTAAGGGTCATAGATCTGTTGGTGGTTTCAGGGCATCCATATATAATGCTTTGTCGGTACAAACTGTCGAAAACCTGGCAAAGttcatttcaaaatttgcTGAAGAAAATGCATAA
- the TPHA0F02680 gene encoding uncharacterized protein (similar to Saccharomyces cerevisiae CTS1 (YLR286C); ancestral locus Anc_6.80), with product MLTDLLIKYAILLTICGLVLASGVDIDSKTNIASYFTYEFGGTDLLSYCENNDANILAISLPLKFNNLYADFSKDKKYKVDYKQLTSGIVSCQSLGKQVLLTLSVNSQEYGFKDDSEAEIFAQNLWDTFGEGSAKHNSNNPFENISLDGFNFNVTDVSSNEDNEGYSALISKLRSLFTLGKKDYFISATTYYSNAEQYITNDLLTNSDIDFIFLHDSVGQDTNKKLINWQAWVNYSQTISPNPEVKLYVGLHFLEEPSLLNPPEFSELVKSISQSKYFGGISFLDIMNSQKNLNVVSQLKEILVNNIQNNFVETVDTTIFRINVSENIAISTN from the coding sequence ATGTTAACAGATTTGCTTATCAAATATGCTATTCTTCTCACAATTTGCGGTTTAGTCTTAGCATCTGGTGTTGATATTGATTCTAAGACTAACATTGCCAGTTATTTCACTTATGAATTCGGTGGTACTGATTTACTAAGTTATTGTGAGAATAATGACGCCAATATTCTTGCCATTTCCTTACCATTGAAGTTCAATAATTTGTACGCTGATTTCTCAAAggataaaaaatataaagtcGATTATAAACAACTAACGTCCGGTATTGTTTCCTGCCAATCGTTAGGGAAACAagttttattaactttatCCGTTAACTCACAAGAATATGGTTTCAAAGACGATTCCGAAGCTGAAATTTTTGCTCAAAACCTATGGGACACATTTGGTGAAGGTTCTGCTAAACATAATTCAAACAACccatttgaaaatataagtTTGGAtggtttcaattttaatgtCACCGATGTTTCTTCAAATGAAGATAACGAGGGTTACTCTGCATTAATCAGTAAATTAAGATCTCTTTTCACCCTTGGTAAGAAAGATTACTTTATTTCTGCTACTACTTACTATTCAAACGCTGAACAGTATATCACAAACGACCTTTTGACAAACTCCGATATtgattttatctttttgCATGATTCAGTGGGTCAAGACACAAATAAAAAGTTGATCAATTGGCAAGCTTGGGTTAACTACTCACAGACCATTTCCCCAAATCCAGAAGTTAAACTTTATGTTGGTTTACACTTTCTGGAAGAACCATCTTTATTGAATCCACCTGAATTTTCAGAACTTGTGAAATCCATCTCACAATCGAAATATTTCGGTggtatttcatttttagatATAATGAACTCTCAAAAAAACTTAAATGTTGTCTCTCAacttaaagaaatattagtcaataatatacaaaataattttgtcGAAACAGTAGACACAACAATTTTCAGAATTAATGTAAGTGAAAACATTGCGATTTCTACTAACTAG
- the TPHA0F02700 gene encoding uncharacterized protein (similar to Saccharomyces cerevisiae YLR287C; ancestral locus Anc_6.82) translates to MAENNERPVNKADIKDLLTKIRTDFVEPYQDDNLKRLHEISSTTDLSKSQSTPVEELLKLSKLIKAYSTKVGIVCHPEKLLNDDNDKAVFTELSNLTNTLFYFFSLLPLFYNDKKDSYAKFFIQHLDKDVLSLLNGLSKLVNDLISILEKENADGSKEDTDSESLIDSENRLLSIGIIWSACDSLTLLAEKNSVGILSDNIRTSCSLTDDILIDIEEWLEDPAIGYDMLLEAEDEANEELDSDSDIDKEGEAIERIKAFLLTWQVNVKLIRLLLSSFTKSISDNSSKQVIKYEGSALDKLQNLHVKTIEYLDELIADVFMSDTSFNPEEMDDVIARLNETLKQMLKIIKKINNTDAMKSKWVTVWENKYFGNTN, encoded by the coding sequence ATGGCTGAAAACAATGAAAGACCAGTTAACAAAGCAGATATTAAGGATTTATTAACTAAGATCAGAACTGATTTTGTAGAGCCTTATCAagatgataatttaaaacGTCTACACGAAATATCTTCCACGACTGACTTGTCGAAATCACAATCGACTCCAGTagaagaattattgaaattatcaaaGTTAATCAAGGCATATTCAACTAAAGTCGGTATCGTTTGTCATCCTGAGAAATTACTTAATGATGACAATGATAAAGCGGTATTCACTGAACTTTCAAACTTAACCaatactttattttatttcttcagtttattaccattattttACAATGATAAGAAGGATTCTTATGCTAAATTTTTCATACAACATTTAGATAAGGATGTTTTGAGTCTTCTAAATGGTCTATCAAAACTAGTCAATGATTTGATCtcaattttggaaaaagaGAACGCTGATGGATCTAAAGAAGATACTGACTCAGAATCGCTTATTGATTCTGAAAACCGCCTACTTTCAATCGGTATAATATGGAGTGCTTGTGATAGTCTCACTTTATTAGCAGAAAAAAATAGCGTCGGTATACTCTCTGATAATATTCGCACTAGCTGTTCACTAActgatgatattttaatagatattgaagaatgGCTAGAAGATCCAGCGATAGGCTATGATATGCTTTTGGAAGCTGAAGATGAAGCTAATGAAGAACTTGATTCTGATTCAGATATCGACAAAGAAGGCGAAGCTATAGAAAGAATAAAAGCATTTTTATTGACTTGGCAAGTCAATGTAAAACTAATTAGACTACTGTTATCATCATTTACTAAATCTATATCtgataattcttcaaaacaGGTTATTAAATATGAAGGTTCTGCATTAgataaattacaaaatcTACACGTCAAAactattgaatatttggaTGAATTAATTGCAGATGTATTCATGTCTGATACATCCTTTAACCCCGAAGAAATGGATGACGTGATTGCACGGTTAAACGAAACTCTAAAGcaaatgttaaaaattataaagaaaataaataatactGACGCTATGAAGTCTAAATGGGTTACTGTTTGGGAAAATAAGTATTTTGGGAAtacaaattga
- the PUT7 gene encoding Put7p (similar to Saccharomyces cerevisiae YLR283W; ancestral locus Anc_6.77) — protein sequence MFKQAYRVSRLTQRRSYVLSGVSNRITFNNFKIHNNVFRRQLSMTKTIYEPQSLRSSLLINNITSNESDKDIGKQTDSDNNQNIQNILQAKNNSTFDEEDETPIDFMNKLPEELISGGNGFKSTLAENELDTLQYHEMLTANGFTSEQSQIIIDLMLEVLNEEFFRKYNSRFLRTVELDNQSHLFHVAETELRYTIQNSRETQLNDQHLQVTKLSRDLDSLQDELRELAINFLEKDSKVDFNNQKIENTSLLKDIKLELANCDNKISTAILGKTRSEIEHLRWYCTRAGLFTVIILVLFAISGISITRKINEQNDKPIEVVLHTVDKEEHEDIADESAPKAENNEEDSQNFEEYFGTKFDESKK from the coding sequence atgtTCAAACAAGCTTATAGAGTATCTAGACTGACACAAAGGAGATCATATGTATTAAGTGGTGTTAGTAATAGAATtacatttaataattttaagatTCATAATAATGTATTCAGGAGGCAATTGAGTATGACTAAAACTATTTATGAACCCCAGTCGTTAAGGTCCTCATTActaataaacaatattacATCAAATGAGAGTGATAAAGATATAGGGAAACAAACAGATAGTGATAACAATCAAAATATACAGAATATCTTACAAGCGAAGAATAATAGTACATTTGATGAGGAAGATGAAACTCCAATCGACTTCATGAACAAATTGCCTGAGGAATTGATATCTGGCGGAAACGGTTTTAAATCCACGCTAGCAGAAAACGAATTGGACACATTGCAATATCATGAAATGTTAACAGCTAATGGGTTTACTTCTGAACAAAGTCAAATAATCATCGATTTAATGTTAGAGGTTTTGAATGAAGAATTTTTCAGGAAATATAACAGTAGGTTTTTAAGAACTGTAGAATTAGATAATCAATCACACTTATTTCATGTTGCAGAAACTGAGCTGCGGTATACCATTCAAAATTCTAGAGAGACACAGTTGAATGATCAACATCTCCAAGTTACAAAATTAAGTAGAGATCTTGACAGTTTGCAGGATGAACTTCGTGAGTTAGCTATAAATTTTCTGGAAAAAGATTCAAAAGTGgattttaataatcaaaaaattgaaaatactTCCTTACTTAAGGATATTAAATTAGAATTAGCAAATTGTGACAATAAAATCAGTACCGCAATTCTAGGGAAAACTAGATCTGAAATTGAACATTTGAGATGGTATTGTACTAGAGCAGGATTATTCACTGTAATTATTTTGGTGTTGTTTGCGATATCTGGTATATCCATAACAcgtaaaataaatgaacaaaatgATAAACCTATCGAGGTTGTGTTGCATACAGTCGATAAGGAAGAGCATGAAGATATTGCTGATGAATCAGCACCGAAAgctgaaaataatgaagagGATTCTCAAAACtttgaagaatattttggtacaaaatttgatgaatcaaagaaataa
- the ECI1 gene encoding dodecenoyl-CoA isomerase (similar to Saccharomyces cerevisiae ECI1 (YLR284C) and DCI1 (YOR180C); ancestral locus Anc_6.78), translating into MELPHSNIISYHVTSPFFIIKFTGPRSLNSFTKDDYLYLGQLLHLADKDDSVYFTILQSCGTFFSSGANFQGIAKQAKNSNDPELSKWLKNFVATNLYVTDSFARHSKVLIACLNGPAIGMSAAIVGLCDIVYANTEKVYLRFPFASLGLITEGGTSITLPKKLGNNIAYQKLMFNEIFTHADLKDKVINKTYYIEDTEEFNKTILNELNEKIKTLYLPSCLKMKKMLQSNLKDEIVKLNSLEVNDALQFWIDGEPIRRFDQLENRNRKVKL; encoded by the coding sequence ATGGAATTGCCTCATTCGAATATCATAAGTTATCATGTCACTAGCCctttttttatcatcaagTTTACAGGTCCCCGTAgtttaaattcttttactAAAGACGATTACTTGTATTTGGGGCAGCTTTTACATCTAGCTGATAAGGATGATTCAGTGTATTTTACGATACTGCAAAGTTGCGGAACCTTCTTTTCTAGTGGTGCTAATTTTCAAGGTATTGCTAAGCAAGCAAAAAACTCTAACGACCCAGAATTAAGTAAGTGGTTAAAAAACTTTGTGGCAACTAATTTATATGTAACTGATTCTTTTGCAAGACACAGTAAAGTGTTGATTGCATGTTTAAATGGACCGGCAATAGGAATGTCAGCTGCTATAGTAGGACTTTGTGATATCGTCTATGCTAATACGGAGAAAGTATATTTACGATTTCCATTTGCAAGTTTAGGCTTGATTACAGAGGGAGGTACATCTATTACAttaccaaaaaaattaggGAACAATATTGCTTACCAAAAATTGATGTTTAATGAAATCTTTACTCACGCCGATTTGAAGGATAAAgtaattaataaaacatattATATCGAAGACACAGaagaattcaataaaacGATACTGAATGAGCTAAATGAGAAGATTAAGACACTATATCTTCCAAGTTGcctgaaaatgaagaaaatgcTTCAGTCAAACTTAAAAGATGAGATTGTTAAATTAAACTCTTTGGAAGTAAATGACGCATTGCAATTTTGGATAGATGGCGAGCCAATAAGAAGATTTGATCAATTAGAAAATAGGAACCGTAAGGTCAAGCTATAG
- the LAS17 gene encoding actin-binding protein LAS17 (similar to Saccharomyces cerevisiae LAS17 (YOR181W); ancestral locus Anc_6.81) yields the protein MGLLTSQDKEVIKRALPKASNKIIDVAIARLYIAYPNPNEWQYTGLSGAVVLVDDIVGDTFFLKLVDIYGHRGVIWDQEIYVNFEYYQDRTFLHTFELEECYAGLLFEDVSEAQHFLKRVQRREKYGSKKTVNNKNAIAQTKKINDANKNVVVQGPRGEAMISDQRQRYNYDESNIIPTTKSKAPPPPPPSAATPDTYDNTSESDNEGKFYSVPDSPTSHAASPPSVDSTPAAAHPVHNVPPMPTHFLPTNNPPPTFPTTVVPSPPAGAPPPMSPPPMSPPPMSPPPISPPAADLQKTPFPIPQPTASQVPAPQQLPGQPSTQQFPRQQQFQQQSRPVPQLPNRNARSVPPPPGSANAQMNGARIPPPAPQSRRGPAPPPPPHRQNNAPIPASGFRPTPQPPSSRRGPAPPPPPRKGSRPVPQVSTLPPRSPPAQAMSPPITSFTQPVQQPQPPSREYLAYAQQVPEMPMTTFGVPQSTPSPAMPTQQAYPAAVPAPPPPPIMPTQQAYPTAVSAPPPPPAMPTQQAAPGAGLAPPPPPAFLSNPQSTSQIPPPPPMGAPQGSSQLNETTGDAGRDALLASIRNSGGIGVLKKVDKSQLDKPSVILQEARGDAPPPSANSSNAAPGGGQGSLADALAAALNKRKTKVSNEDNYDNGDDW from the coding sequence ATGGGGTTATTGACTTCACAAGATAAAGAAGTAATCAAAAGGGCATTGCCAAAGgcttcaaataaaataattgatgTCGCCATAGCAAGATTATATATTGCATACCCTAATCCTAATGAATGGCAATATACAGGATTATCCGGTGCTGTCGTGTTAGTTGACGACATAGTGGGCGATactttctttttgaaattagtCGATATCTATGGACATAGAGGTGTCATCTGGGATCAAGAAATTTAtgtaaattttgaatattatcaaGATAGAACTTTTTTACATACTTTTGAACTGGAAGAGTGTTACGCAGGTTTACTGTTTGAAGATGTATCGGAAGCTcaacattttttaaaacgTGTACAAAGACGTGAAAAATATGGATCTAAGAAAacagttaataataaaaatgctATTGCACAGACAAAAAAGATCAACGATGCAAATAAGAATGTCGTAGTACAAGGTCCAAGAGGGGAAGCTATGATATCTGATCAGAGACAAAGGTATAATTATGATGAGTCTAATATTATTCCAACAACTAAATCAAAGGCCCCACCACCCCCACCACCTTCTGCAGCTACTCCTGACACATATGATAATACTTCTGAAAGTGATAATGAAGGCAAGTTTTACTCCGTCCCAGATAGTCCAACGAGTCATGCAGCCTCTCCGCCATCAGTAGATAGTACACCGGCGGCAGCTCATCCCGTTCATAACGTTCCACCAATGCCAACACATTTCTTGCCAACTAACAATCCTCCTCCTACGTTCCCTACGACTGTGGTACCTTCTCCACCTGCTGGTGCTCCACCTCCTATGTCTCCACCTCCTATGTCTCCACCTCCTATGTCTCCACCTCCTATATCTCCACCTGCTGCAGATCTCCAAAAAACACCTTTCCCAATACCACAACCAACAGCCAGTCAGGTACCTGCTCCCCAACAATTGCCGGGACAACCAAGCACTCAACAGTTCCCAAGGCAACAACAATTCCAACAACAGAGTAGACCAGTACCTCAATTACCAAACAGAAATGCTAGATCAGTGCCACCTCCACCAGGTTCAGCCAATGCGCAAATGAATGGTGCCAGAATTCCACCTCCTGCTCCACAATCTAGACGTGGACCAGCACCACCACCTCCACCACACAGACAAAACAATGCACCAATTCCAGCCTCTGGGTTTAGACCAACTCCGCAGCCACCCAGTTCTAGACGTGGTCCTGCACCTCCTCCTCCTCCAAGAAAAGGTTCGAGGCCTGTTCCGCAAGTATCAACGTTACCTCCACGAAGTCCACCTGCGCAAGCTATGTCTCCACCTATAACGTCATTTACTCAACCTGTACAGCAACCTCAACCACCAAGTCGTGAATACCTTGCATATGCTCAACAGGTTCCAGAGATGCCTATGACCACATTTGGAGTCCCTCAATCTACACCCTCACCTGCTATGCCTACGCAACAAGCTTATCCAGCAGCTGTACCTGCACCTCCACCTCCACCGATTATGCCTACACAACAAGCTTATCCAACAGCGGTATCTGCACCTCCACCTCCACCAGCCATGCCTACACAACAAGCTGCTCCAGGAGCTGGACTCGCCCCTCCACCTCCACCTGCGTTCTTAAGTAATCCTCAGTCGACTTCTCAAATTCCACCTCCACCACCAATGGGTGCTCCTCAAGGATCAAGCCAACTAAATGAGACTACTGGAGATGCAGGCAGAGATGCTTTGTTAGCTTCCATTAGAAACTCAGGTGGTATTGGTGTGTTAAAAAAGGTTGATAAATCGCAATTAGATAAGCCTTCAGTAATACTACAAGAGGCTCGTGGTGATGCACCTCCACCTTCAGCAAATTCTAGTAACGCAGCGCCAGGAGGTGGTCAAGGATCTTTGGCTGATGCACTAGCTGCAGCACTAAATAAACGAAAGACAAAGGTTAGTAATGAAGACAACTATGATAATGGTGATGATTGGTAA
- the MEC3 gene encoding Mec3p (similar to Saccharomyces cerevisiae MEC3 (YLR288C); ancestral locus Anc_6.85) gives MKLKLIINGTEANDDYKLLKTTISTVASIRKTFILKFDSERLVIISTPKSISVNNGTVLQQDVGQLWCTIPRDVFKLYNVKSARDLNNITMESNSDSLSNVFKRYDKVINQGSSTNMTIKLQDMPEWNLKQNSIPGYEENTRPNPVCALAITFEEIVNTSGPEFSAMNHENDMIDDNMAVATSNSNKVIVHSFKIPVKLLFKTQVARIQEPMINYENLIMYNLPSMTEEFGSGFYNFMRRVERYSNVNHIRLSGAIKKDKRADDNSDNLADLKIIINELDWHLEICWNGPLNYSCNLLGQDETEPSSNAQQSQNILNSNNDENIRDTPINGQLNIENSLEVEDSAIGTLMNSKSHDTETNNNTQINYGMDDIAKMIQEKEANESLTHEVIIKSKDWKVCSKLYSAFEEVILAISHNDSCAFHCSLDRGNVDTGNNDSASEQPRERGQIIYYMARSKAI, from the coding sequence atgaaattgaaattgatcaTAAATGGCACAGAGGCCAATGATGATTACAAATTGCTTAAAACAACTATTTCTACAGTGGCATCAATCAGAAAgacttttattttaaaatttgatagCGAAAGACTAGTTATAATATCAACACCTAAATCGATATCAGTTAATAATGGTACAGTTTTACAACAAGATGTTGGTCAACTTTGGTGCACAATACCGCGAGatgttttcaaattatataaCGTTAAATCTGCTAgagatttaaataatataacgATGGAGAGTAATAGTGATTCGTTATCGAATGTATTCAAAAGATATGATAAAGTGATAAACCAAGGTTCATCAACTAATATGACTATTAAACTTCAAGATATGCCTGAATGGAACTTGAAACAAAATTCGATTCCTGGCTATGAGGAGAACACAAGACCTAATCCAGTATGCGCGTTAGCAATTACATTCGAAGAGATTGTAAATACCAGCGGACCAGAATTTTCTGCGATGAATCATGAGAACGATATGATTGATGATAACATGGCTGTCGCAACAAGTAATAGCAACAAGGTTATTGTACattctttcaaaattcCAGTTAAGTTGCTATTTAAAACTCAAGTTGCGAGAATACAAGAGccaatgataaattatgaaaatttaataatgtaCAACTTACCATCAATGACAGAAGAATTTGGTAGCGGATTCTATAATTTTATGAGAAGAGTAGAAAGGTACAGTAACGTCAATCATATACGGCTAAGTGGCGCtattaaaaaagataaaagaGCTGATGATAATTCTGATAACTTAGCcgatttaaaaattattataaatgaaTTGGATTGGCATTTGGAGATTTGTTGGAATGGTCCATTAAATTATAGCTGCAATTTACTAGGACAAGATGAGACTGAACCATCGTCGAACGCACAGCAATCCCAAAACATTCTGAATAGCAATAATGACGAAAACATAAGAGATACTCCCATTAATGGACAATTGAATATAGAAAATAGTCTTGAAGTTGAAGATAGTGCAATTGGAACTCTGATGAATTCAAAATCACATGATACAGAGACTAACAACAATACCCAAATAAATTATGGAATGGATGACATTGCAAAAATGATTCAAGAAAAGGAAGCTAATGAATCATTAACACATGAGGTAATTATAAAAAGTAAAGATTGGAAAGTGTGTAGTAAATTATACAGTGCATTTGAGGAAGTAATACTGGCAATATCTCATAATGATTCCTGTGCCTTTCACTGCTCATTAGATAGAGGAAATGTGGATACAGGAAACAATGATTCAGCTTCTGAACAACCGCGAGAGAGAGGccaaattatatattatatggCCAGATCTAAAGCTATTTAG
- the TPHA0F02710 gene encoding 40S ribosomal protein eS30 (similar to Saccharomyces cerevisiae RPS30A (YLR287C-A) and RPS30B (YOR182C); ancestral locus Anc_6.83): MAKVHGSLARAGKVKSQTPKVDKTEKPKTPKGRAKKRLLYTRRFVNVTLTNGKRKMNPSPNQA, from the exons ATG GCTAAAGTTCACGGTTCCCTAGCTCGTGCTGGTAAAGTTAAATCTCAAACTCCAAAGGTTGACAAGACTGAAAAGCCAAAGACCCCAAAAGGTAGAGCTAAGAAGAGATTATTGTACACCAGAAGATTCGTCAACGTTACCTTAACTAACGGTAAGAGAAAGATGAACCCATCTCCAAACCAAGCTTAA
- the DCI1 gene encoding putative dodecenoyl-CoA isomerase DCI1: MDSKYIGYSVDGPCFIIKINDPKHLNSISFEDFIYIGRLLEIANNDASIIYTIIQSTGNFFSAGGKIESVLDGQSNLDRSSSKKLTDTFGMVAKLNVLFADAFLKHKKILICCLNGPAIGLSAAMVLLCDIVYGKDNNGYLLFPFSNLGFVAELGTSVTLFEKLGYNSAMEHLIFSSPVSNKELIEKNIIVKNYNLDNTDVYNKQVILDLKDKSKKLYGPSILGMKKMIFHESTYKQNLTKSQALETSATLPFWLEGEPFKRFQQMKNKERKHKL; encoded by the coding sequence ATGGACTCGAAGTATATTGGATATAGCGTTGACGGACcttgttttattataaaaataaacgACCCGAAACATTTGAAttctatttcttttgaGGATTTCATATACATTGGCCGGTTATTGGAAATCGCCAATAATGATGCTTCCATAATATATACTATAATTCAAAGTACCGGGAATTTCTTCTCAGCTGGTGGAAAGATTGAATCCGTTCTTGATGGTCAAAGCAACCTTGACCGTAGCAGTTCCAAGAAATTGACAGATACTTTCGGGATGGTTGCAAAGTTAAATGTGCTTTTCGCAGATGCATTTTTGaaacataaaaaaattctaaTCTGTTGCTTGAATGGACCAGCTATTGGGTTAAGCGCAGCCATGGTTTTATTGTGTGACATCGTTTATGGGAAGGATAACAACggttatttattgtttccATTTAGTAATTTAGGTTTTGTGGCGGAATTAGGAACAAGCGTGACactttttgaaaagttaGGCTATAATTCGGCGATGGaacatttaatatttaGTTCACCGGTTTCAAACAAAGAactaattgaaaaaaatattattgttaaaaattataatttagataataCTGATGTTTACAATAAGCAAGTCATCTTAgatttaaaagataaatCTAAGAAGCTTTACGGCCCAAGCATTTTAggaatgaaaaaaatgatttttcatGAAAGTACATATAAACAGAATTTAACCAAATCACAAGCCCTGGAAACCAGTGCAACATTACCATTTTGGCTGGAGGGAGAGCCGTTCAAGAGATTTCAACAGATGAAGAATAAGGAACGAAAGCACAAGTTATAG